One window from the genome of Salvia splendens isolate huo1 chromosome 9, SspV2, whole genome shotgun sequence encodes:
- the LOC121747432 gene encoding protein ABA DEFICIENT 4, chloroplastic-like isoform X2, which translates to MALSSGFFTPQLCASFKVERRRVGWCNNLPWGSDVNQKWSFLRGTMILTRPNHGTNIRFRNASPVVYASLVPCSQIASNAFTLGTAAVLPFYTLMVVAPQAELTKKIVGSSLPYMALGALYAYLLYLSWTPDTMRFMFASKYLLPELPGMVKMFSSEMTLASAWIHLLTVDLFAARQVYGDGLQNNIETRHSVLMCLLFCPVGILAHAITKALTSGTNETKTDEDDTISTDLIK; encoded by the exons ATGGCCTTGTCTTCTGGTTTTTTCACCCCTCAACTCTGTGCATCTTTCAAG GTAGAGCGGCGGAGAGTGGGGTGGTGCAATAATTTG CCATGGGGAAGTGATGTAAACCAAAAGTGGAGCTTTCTGAGAGGAACAATGATACTCACTCGACCAAATCATGGCACTAATATTCGCTTCAGAAACGCCTCACCGGTGGTGTATGCTTCAT TGGTGCCATGTTCTCAGATTGCAAGTAATGCTTTTACACTGGGAACAGCAGCTGTTCTTCCATTCTATACCTTGATGGTTGTAGCACCTCAAGCTGAGCTT ACAAAGAAAATAGTGGGAAGCAGCTTACCTTACATGGCTCTTGGGGCATTATATGCGTATCTTCTCTACTTATCTTGGACACCTGATACTATGCGTTTCATGTTCGCTAGTAAATACTTGTTACCCGAG TTGCCAGGCATGGTTAAGATGTTCTCCAGTGAAATGACACTGGCTTCTGCTTGGATACATTTGCTGACTGTAGACCTTTTTGCTGCAAG GCAAGTTTACGGCGATGGGCTGCAGAACAATATAGAGACGCGGCATTCTGTGTTGATGTGCCTCCTATTTTGTCCGGTTGGAATCCTCGCGCACGCCATCACTAAAGCCCTAACCTCAGGAACAAATGAAACGAAGACCGATGAAGACGATACCATTTCTACTGATTTAATCAAATGA
- the LOC121747432 gene encoding protein ABA DEFICIENT 4, chloroplastic-like isoform X1, giving the protein MALSSGFFTPQLCASFKVERRRVGWCNNLVSQRFGPSLRIRSKKIKMFGQPWGSDVNQKWSFLRGTMILTRPNHGTNIRFRNASPVVYASLVPCSQIASNAFTLGTAAVLPFYTLMVVAPQAELTKKIVGSSLPYMALGALYAYLLYLSWTPDTMRFMFASKYLLPELPGMVKMFSSEMTLASAWIHLLTVDLFAARQVYGDGLQNNIETRHSVLMCLLFCPVGILAHAITKALTSGTNETKTDEDDTISTDLIK; this is encoded by the exons ATGGCCTTGTCTTCTGGTTTTTTCACCCCTCAACTCTGTGCATCTTTCAAG GTAGAGCGGCGGAGAGTGGGGTGGTGCAATAATTTGGTAAGCCAAAGATTTGGTCCATCACTTAGAATTAGAAGCAAGAAGATTAAAATGTTTGGGCAGCCATGGGGAAGTGATGTAAACCAAAAGTGGAGCTTTCTGAGAGGAACAATGATACTCACTCGACCAAATCATGGCACTAATATTCGCTTCAGAAACGCCTCACCGGTGGTGTATGCTTCAT TGGTGCCATGTTCTCAGATTGCAAGTAATGCTTTTACACTGGGAACAGCAGCTGTTCTTCCATTCTATACCTTGATGGTTGTAGCACCTCAAGCTGAGCTT ACAAAGAAAATAGTGGGAAGCAGCTTACCTTACATGGCTCTTGGGGCATTATATGCGTATCTTCTCTACTTATCTTGGACACCTGATACTATGCGTTTCATGTTCGCTAGTAAATACTTGTTACCCGAG TTGCCAGGCATGGTTAAGATGTTCTCCAGTGAAATGACACTGGCTTCTGCTTGGATACATTTGCTGACTGTAGACCTTTTTGCTGCAAG GCAAGTTTACGGCGATGGGCTGCAGAACAATATAGAGACGCGGCATTCTGTGTTGATGTGCCTCCTATTTTGTCCGGTTGGAATCCTCGCGCACGCCATCACTAAAGCCCTAACCTCAGGAACAAATGAAACGAAGACCGATGAAGACGATACCATTTCTACTGATTTAATCAAATGA
- the LOC121747432 gene encoding protein ABA DEFICIENT 4, chloroplastic-like isoform X3, with protein MFGQPWGSDVNQKWSFLRGTMILTRPNHGTNIRFRNASPVVYASLVPCSQIASNAFTLGTAAVLPFYTLMVVAPQAELTKKIVGSSLPYMALGALYAYLLYLSWTPDTMRFMFASKYLLPELPGMVKMFSSEMTLASAWIHLLTVDLFAARQVYGDGLQNNIETRHSVLMCLLFCPVGILAHAITKALTSGTNETKTDEDDTISTDLIK; from the exons ATGTTTGGGCAGCCATGGGGAAGTGATGTAAACCAAAAGTGGAGCTTTCTGAGAGGAACAATGATACTCACTCGACCAAATCATGGCACTAATATTCGCTTCAGAAACGCCTCACCGGTGGTGTATGCTTCAT TGGTGCCATGTTCTCAGATTGCAAGTAATGCTTTTACACTGGGAACAGCAGCTGTTCTTCCATTCTATACCTTGATGGTTGTAGCACCTCAAGCTGAGCTT ACAAAGAAAATAGTGGGAAGCAGCTTACCTTACATGGCTCTTGGGGCATTATATGCGTATCTTCTCTACTTATCTTGGACACCTGATACTATGCGTTTCATGTTCGCTAGTAAATACTTGTTACCCGAG TTGCCAGGCATGGTTAAGATGTTCTCCAGTGAAATGACACTGGCTTCTGCTTGGATACATTTGCTGACTGTAGACCTTTTTGCTGCAAG GCAAGTTTACGGCGATGGGCTGCAGAACAATATAGAGACGCGGCATTCTGTGTTGATGTGCCTCCTATTTTGTCCGGTTGGAATCCTCGCGCACGCCATCACTAAAGCCCTAACCTCAGGAACAAATGAAACGAAGACCGATGAAGACGATACCATTTCTACTGATTTAATCAAATGA
- the LOC121747433 gene encoding UDP-N-acetylenolpyruvoylglucosamine reductase-like, giving the protein MLSALLNIDCSLNGSRAQGEKLLSDLSTWRIGGPCKYFVQVSDHHQLASSLRHCNEQSMRYIVIGKGSNCLFDDLGFDGCVIRNSIVFLERNEPGLYRAGSGYPFNRLGLQTANEGFSGLEFAAAIPGTVGGATYMNAGANGQETADAVESVEIMTREGECVIFKRSELGFGYRWSSFQDMKELAAITAVTFTLKVSESEKKNQQEYMER; this is encoded by the exons ATGTTGTCCGCGCTGCTTAATATTGATTGCAGCCTAAATGGAAGCAGAGCGCAGGGAGAAAAGCTATTGAGCGATCTGAGCACGTGGAGAATTGGGGGACCCTGCAAATACTTTGTTCAAGTCTCCGATCACCACCAGCTTGCTTCATCTCTTAGGCACTGTAATGAGCAGTCGATGAGATACATTGTGATCGGTAAAGGCTCCAACTGCCTGTTTGATGACCTCGGATTCGATGGATGCGTTATCCGAAATAGCATTGTTTTTTTAGAGAGGAATGAGCCTGGTTTGTACAGAGCTGGAAGCGGCTACCCCTTCAATCGCCTCGGCCTCCAGACTGCAAATGAGGGCTTTTCGGGCCTTGAATTTGCCGCAGCCATTCCGGGGACAGTTGGCGGCGCCACTTACATGAATGCCGGAGCAAATGGACAG GAAACGGCTGATGCTGTGGAAAGTGTTGAGATTATGACGAGGGAAGGAGAGTGCGTGATTTTTAAAAGAAGCGAGCTCGGTTTTGGATATCGATGGTCTTCGTTTCAAGACATGAAGGAATTGGCTGCTATAACTGCTGTCACTTTCACACTGAAGGTCTCTGAATCAGAAAAGAAAAACCAGCAAGAATACATGGAAAGGTAG
- the LOC121746409 gene encoding 40S ribosomal protein S7-like, with translation MYTASQKIHKDWDAEPTEFEESVAQALFDLENTSGDIKSDLKDLYINSALQVDVSGGKKAIVIHVPYRLRKAFRKIHSRLVRELEKKFSGKEVIVIATRRIVRPPKKGSAVQRPRSRTLTSVHEAVLEDVVYPAEIVGKRIRYRLDGSKIMKVFLDPKARNDTENKLETFSGVYRKLSGKDVVFEYPTTEA, from the exons ATGTATACTGCTTCGCAAAAGATTCACAAGGACTGGGATGCTGAGCCCACTGAGTTTGAGGAGAGTGTAGCTCAG GCTTTGTTTGATTTGGAGAACACCAGTGGAGACATTAAGAGTGACTTGAAAGACCTTTACATCAACTCTGCCTT GCAAGTTGATGTTTCTGGGGGCAAGAAGGCTATTGTGATCCATGTTCCCTACCGGCTGAGGAAAGCTTTCCGCAAAATTCATTCCAGGCTGGTTAGAGAACTTGAGAAGAAATTCAGTGGAAAG GAAGTTATTGTCATTGCTACTAGAAGGATTGTGCGTCCACCTAAGAAGGGTTCAGCTGTTCAAAGGCCTCGTTCCCGTACTCTCACATCTGTTCATGAAGCTGTGCTTGAGGATGTTGTTTATCCAGCTGAGATTGTTGGCAAACGCATCAGATATAGACTTGATGGATCAAAGATCATGAAG GTGTTCTTGGATCCTAAGGCAAGGAATGACACAGAGAACAAGCTTGAGACTTTCTCGGGAGTCTACAGGAAGCTATCCGGGAAAGACGTTGTCTTTGAATATCCAACTACTGAAGCCTGA
- the LOC121748177 gene encoding UDP-N-acetylenolpyruvoylglucosamine reductase-like — MPLQLQILGSSLRSPPAVSHCNEQSMRYIVIERNEPCLYRAGSGYPFNRPALQTANEGFSGLELAAGTVGGATYMNAGANGQETADAVESVEIMTRDGEYMTLNRSELGFVYRWSSFRDMKELAAITAVTFKLKRRCSQPLEETSAGSVFCNPERTDLSAAQLIERAGLKGCRVGGDVISEKHANFFINRGGATSGDMLRLMDFAKEAVWRQFGVELHEEEIKSVLQNVPEITEVVGTASANQVLCLSKEDGEKKRKDVLRSLFTKLMSASKAIISDAVSKLINRLNIKRKFSLR, encoded by the exons ATGCCCCTGCAATTGCAAATACTTGGTTCAAGTCTCCGATCACCACCAGCTGTTAGCCACTGCAATGAGCAGTCGATGAGATACATTGTGATCG AGAGGAATGAGCCTTGTCTCTATAGAGCTGGAAGCGGCTACCCCTTCAATCGCCCCGCCCTCCAGACTGCAAATGAGGGCTTTTCGGGCCTTGAACTTGCCGCGGGGACAGTTGGCGGCGCCACTTACATGAATGCCGGAGCAAATGGACAG GAAACGGCCGATGCTGTGGAAAGTGTTGAGATTATGACGAGGGATGGAGAGTACATGACTTTAAACAGAAGCGAGCTCGGTTTTGTATACCGATGGTCTTCGTTTCGAGACATGAAGGAATTGGCTGCTATAACTGCTGTCACTTTCAAACTGAAG AGGAGATGTAGCCAGCCATTGGAGGAGACGAGTGCTGGCTCGGTGTTTTGCAATCCAGAGAGGACGGATTTGTCTGCAGCGCAGCTGATTGAGAGGGCCGGGTTGAAAGGATGCAGAGTCGGAGGTGATGTGATCTCCGAGAAGCACGCCAATTTTTTCATCAACCGCGGTGGTGCAACTAGTGGCGACATGCTTAGACTCATGGACTTCGCTAAGGAGGCTGTGTGGAGGCAGTTTGGCGTCGAGCTTCATGAAGAA GAAATTAAAAGTGTTCTCCAAAATGTACCTGAGATCACTGAAGTGGTTGGCACTGCATCGGCAAATCAAGTATTATGCTTAAGCAAAGAGGACGGGGAAAAGAAACGAAAAGATGTTCTGCGATCTCTATTTACTAAACTTATGTCGGCTAGCAAGGCCATCATATCTGATGCAGTCTCCAAGTTGATAAACCGACTGAACATAAAGAGGAAG TTCAGTCTAAGATGA
- the LOC121747896 gene encoding 40S ribosomal protein S7-like: MYTASQKIHKDRNAEPTEFEESVAQALFDLENTNGDIKSDLKDLYINSALQVDVSGGKKAIVIHVPYRLRKAFRKIHSRLVRELEKKFSGKEVVVIATRRIVRPPKKGSAVQRPRSRTLTSVHEAVLEDVVYPAEIVGKRIRYRLDGSKIMKVFLDPKARNDTENKLETFSGVYRKLSGKDVVFEYPTTEA, translated from the exons ATGTATACTGCTTCGCAAAAGATTCACAAGGACAGGAATGCTGAGCCCACTGAGTTTGAGGAGAGTGTAGCTCAG GCTTTGTTTGATTTGGAGAACACCAATGGAGACATTAAGAGTGACTTGAAGGACCTTTACATCAACTCTGCCTT GCAAGTTGATGTTTCTGGTGGCAAGAAGGCTATTGTGATCCATGTTCCCTACCGGTTGAGGAAAGCTTTCCGCAAAATTCATTCCAGGCTGGTTAGAGAACTTGAGAAGAAATTCAGTGGAAAG GAAGTTGTTGTCATTGCCACTAGAAGGATTGTGCGTCCACCTAAGAAGGGTTCAGCTGTTCAAAGGCCTCGTTCCCGTACTCTCACATCTGTTCATGAAGCTGTGCTTGAGGATGTTGTTTATCCAGCTGAGATTGTTGGCAAGCGCATCAGATACAGACTTGATGGATCAAAGATCATGAAG GTTTTCTTGGATCCCAAGGCAAGGAATGACACAGAGAACAAACTCGAGACTTTCTCAGGAGTCTACAGGAAGCTATCCGGGAAAGATGTTGTCTTTGAATATCCAACGACTGAAGCCTGA
- the LOC121747893 gene encoding mannose-6-phosphate isomerase 2-like — protein MGAEFPGIVRLRCSVKRYEWGKVGEESGVARLYASNRGEEIDGDEPFAEFWMGTHDSAPSTVVPNCQIRSAGVEMESGFKRDRFNLVSLKDWIEQNPVVLGDKVFQKWGPNLPFLFKVLSVSKALSIQAHPDKSLAAILHKQQPQVYKDDNHKPEMALALTEFEALCGFVGLEEIKNILQNVPEITEVVGTASANQVLRISKEDGEKKRKDVLRSLFTKLMSASKAVISDAVFKLINRLNIKRKVRGLTEKEELVLRLEKQYPGDVGVIASFLFNYVKLKIGEALYLGANEPHAYLYGECVECMATSDNVVRAGLTPKKLDVQTLCSILTYKQGFPEILRGVPSNPYTLKYLPPFDEFEVDQCILPQGASTVFPAIPGPSIFVVVKGKGTMRQAFLEEMVGEGDVLFTPANAQISVRTTSGLILYRAGVSSRFLSSKCV, from the exons ATGGGTGCCGAATTTCCGGGAATTGTCAGGCTCAGATGCTCCGTCAAGAGGTACGAATGGGGCAAGGTCGGGGAGGAATCGGGTGTCGCGCGGCTATACGCTAGTAATAGGGGGGAGGAAATCGACGGTGATGAGCCCTTCGCTGAATTCTGGATGGGGACCCACGACTCGGCCCCCTCAACCGTTGTGCCCAACTGCCAAATTCGGAGTGCTGGTGTGGAGATGGAGAGCGGCTTCAAGCGGGATCGCTTCAATTTAGTGAGTTTGAAGGATTGGATTGAGCAGAACCCTGTCGTGCTTGGGGATAAGGTCTTCCAAAAATGGGGTCCCAATCTCCCCTTTCTCTTCAAG GTACTTTCAGTTTCAAAGGCTCTGTCTATACAAGCTCATCCAGATAAGAGTTTGGCTGCAATCCTACATAAGCAACAGCCGCAAGTGTATAAGGATGACAATCACAAGCCTGAGATGGCCTTGGCGCTCACTGAGTTCGAGGCTCTCTGTGGTTTCGTTGGTCTCGAG gaaattaaaaatattctcCAAAATGTACCTGAGATCACTGAAGTGGTTGGCACTGCATCGGCAAATCAAGTATTACGCATAAGCAAAGAGGACGGGGAAAAGAAACGAAAAGATGTCCTGCGATCTCTATTTACTAAACTTATGTCGGCTAGCAAGGCCGTCATATCTGATGCAGTCTTCAAGTTGATAAACCGACTGAACATAAAGAGGAAG GTAAGGGGGCTGACTGAGAAGGAGGAACTAGTTTTGCGGCTTGAAAAGCAATATCCAGGGGATGTTGGTGTCATTGCATCTTTCTTGTTTAATTATGTGAAACTTAAAATTGGTGAAGCCCTATATTTGGGTGCAAATGAACCTCATGCATATCTATATGGTGAATGTGTTGAGTGCATGGCAACATCAGACAATGTTGTACGAGCTGGTCTTACCCCAAAGAAACTCGATGTTCAAACTCTATGCTCCATACTCACGTACAAACAG GGTTTTCCAGAAATTCTTCGTGGAGTTCCGTCAAATCCTTATACATTAAAGTATCTCCCACCTTTCGATGAATTTGAGGTAGATCAGTGTATTCTTCCTCAAGGAGCGTCGACTGTCTTTCCTGCCATTCCTGGTCCGTCTATTTTTGTGGTTGTGAAAGGTAAAGGAACCATGCGGCAGGCATTTTTGGAAGAGATGGTTGGTGAAGGAGATGTGCTGTTTACGCCTGCAAACGCACAGATCAGTGTGAGAACTACTTCAGGCTTGATTTTGTATAGAGCAGGGGTTAGCAGCAGGTTTTTAAGTAGCAAATGTGTGTGA